In Nonomuraea sp. NBC_00507, the following are encoded in one genomic region:
- a CDS encoding SAM-dependent methyltransferase, protein MIDTDVPHSARIWNYWLGGKDNYEVDRIAGEEYKKIFPEVVELARASRAFLARTVTYLTEEAGIRQFLDIGTGLPTVDNTHEIAQRIAPESRIVYVDNDPLVLVHARALLVGAPEGATDYIDADVRDTETILTTAAKTLDFGKPVALNLSGIMGHIADLDEALSIVARLMGALTPGSYLALNDGTNVHSAAGVEAQEQYNDSGAVAYIQRTPAEIARFFDGLELVEPGVVTVNHWRSDGRELDAYGGVGRKM, encoded by the coding sequence ATGATCGACACTGACGTGCCGCACTCCGCTCGCATCTGGAACTACTGGCTGGGTGGCAAGGACAACTACGAGGTCGACCGGATCGCGGGGGAGGAGTACAAGAAGATCTTCCCCGAGGTCGTCGAGCTCGCCCGGGCGTCCAGGGCTTTCCTTGCCCGGACCGTCACTTACCTGACCGAGGAAGCGGGCATCAGGCAGTTCCTGGACATCGGCACCGGCTTGCCGACGGTGGACAACACCCACGAGATCGCCCAGCGCATCGCCCCCGAGTCGCGGATCGTCTATGTCGACAACGACCCCCTGGTGCTGGTCCACGCCCGTGCCCTGCTGGTCGGCGCGCCGGAGGGCGCCACCGACTACATCGACGCGGACGTGCGCGACACCGAGACCATCTTGACGACCGCCGCGAAGACGCTGGACTTCGGCAAGCCCGTGGCGCTCAACCTCAGCGGCATCATGGGCCACATCGCCGACCTGGACGAGGCTTTGTCGATCGTCGCCCGGCTGATGGGCGCCTTGACGCCGGGCAGCTATCTGGCACTGAACGACGGCACGAACGTCCACAGCGCCGCGGGGGTGGAGGCCCAGGAGCAGTACAACGACAGCGGCGCCGTGGCCTACATTCAGCGCACTCCCGCGGAGATCGCACGCTTCTTCGACGGCTTGGAGCTGGTCGAGCCGGGCGTGGTGACGGTCAACCACTGGCGCTCGGACGGCCGCGAGCTCGACGCCTACGGCGGGGTCGGCCGGAAGATGTGA
- a CDS encoding TIGR03086 family metal-binding protein has protein sequence MEDMMPLMTRAAERTTGVVRAVRQEQFGLSTPCAKFDVKDLINHLEWVAEMFESLGRKGPSIEQGPYAGDFPERAERMLSTWSRPEAWEGTSPAMGLPMTALAQMYLVDMVVHAWDLARATGQEYEPDPAALSQAMDFTEQMVEMGRQRGAFGPPVAVADDAPQFDRLLGMIGRDPAWTP, from the coding sequence ATGGAAGACATGATGCCGCTGATGACGCGCGCCGCCGAACGGACCACGGGAGTGGTGCGCGCGGTGCGTCAGGAGCAGTTCGGGCTCTCGACGCCCTGCGCCAAGTTCGACGTCAAGGACCTGATCAACCACCTCGAGTGGGTGGCGGAGATGTTCGAGTCGCTGGGTCGCAAAGGGCCGAGCATCGAGCAGGGGCCTTACGCGGGCGACTTCCCCGAGCGCGCGGAGCGCATGCTGAGCACCTGGTCGCGGCCCGAGGCGTGGGAGGGCACCAGCCCCGCCATGGGCCTGCCGATGACCGCGCTGGCCCAGATGTACCTCGTCGACATGGTGGTGCACGCCTGGGACCTGGCCAGGGCCACGGGGCAGGAGTACGAGCCGGACCCGGCGGCGCTCTCACAGGCTATGGACTTCACCGAGCAGATGGTGGAGATGGGCAGGCAACGCGGCGCCTTCGGTCCGCCGGTGGCCGTGGCGGACGACGCCCCGCAGTTCGACCGCCTGCTCGGCATGATCGGCCGCGATCCAGCCTGGACACCGTGA
- a CDS encoding helix-turn-helix domain-containing protein, translating into MAAIVSRQPSGRLVKTRQRGWVNPYAGLRAFDYVRQAPSPEVSAYVEHFWVVTWSDLAEPYEQRIVSHPTVNLTITEDFHQIAGVIKGGFSYTMRGSGRALGTRFRPGGFRPFLGGPVSELTGRFTEIGEMYGAAGATLVEQVVAEPDARAAIAHVETFLLSLGPEQDPLTDEAAALVAMAENDVSMTRVDELAARSGRSVRSLQRLFREYVGIGPKWVIRRFRLHEAAERVYQGLDLATLAAELGYTDQAHLTRDFTAAVGMPPAAYARLRDQA; encoded by the coding sequence ATGGCAGCCATCGTGTCCCGCCAGCCCTCGGGGCGGCTTGTAAAAACGCGACAGCGCGGCTGGGTCAACCCATATGCGGGGCTCCGGGCCTTCGATTACGTCCGGCAGGCGCCATCGCCCGAGGTTTCGGCGTATGTGGAGCACTTCTGGGTTGTCACGTGGAGCGACCTCGCCGAGCCATACGAACAGCGCATCGTCTCGCACCCCACCGTGAACCTGACCATCACCGAGGACTTCCACCAAATCGCGGGAGTGATCAAGGGAGGGTTCTCCTACACGATGCGGGGCAGCGGCCGCGCGCTCGGCACGCGTTTCCGCCCCGGCGGCTTCCGGCCGTTCCTCGGCGGCCCGGTGTCCGAGCTGACCGGCCGCTTCACGGAAATCGGCGAGATGTACGGCGCGGCGGGCGCGACCCTGGTCGAGCAGGTCGTGGCCGAACCCGACGCCAGGGCCGCCATCGCGCACGTCGAGACGTTCCTGCTGAGTCTCGGGCCGGAGCAGGATCCGCTGACGGACGAGGCCGCGGCACTCGTGGCGATGGCGGAGAACGACGTGTCCATGACCAGGGTCGATGAGCTGGCCGCCCGATCGGGGCGGTCGGTGCGCTCGCTGCAGCGGCTGTTCCGGGAGTATGTCGGCATCGGCCCCAAGTGGGTGATCCGCCGCTTCCGGCTGCACGAGGCCGCGGAGCGGGTCTACCAGGGCCTCGACCTCGCCACGCTGGCCGCCGAGCTCGGCTACACCGACCAGGCTCACTTGACGCGCGACTTCACCGCCGCGGTCGGCATGCCACCCGCGGCCTACGCCCGGCTCAGAGATCAGGCCTGA
- a CDS encoding sensor histidine kinase has protein sequence MAGEAARLLVRFGRRYAAAVRLATLVPIGAIALFRAPPEHVTATAVAVGVAAAWTCGYAWWLRAGQGTAPVALDVVVLLGLCASIFWTDAVEDRNTGWLRLLITFACVTCQWHTPPLAGGVAAVAAGGGAVALLTAAGAVQVDSTLVTGVMWAIPAAALSRAAWVLVHRAAQRADRMGAEAARAHAESLVAAAVRAEERELANALHDTAATTLLMVGIGQVRSDADWLAPQARRDLDRLRSDDGRAPRHADLVDLLRADLDAVQLTVEFDAPARLRLPFEVARAIADAARESLTNVRRHAGTTRATVRLRGDARSLRLDIADQGKGFSPEDVSATRRGLRESVRGRMSRLGGTATITSAEGQGTLVRLEWSAADD, from the coding sequence GTGGCGGGAGAGGCGGCGCGGCTGCTGGTGCGGTTCGGCCGCCGGTACGCCGCCGCCGTGCGCCTGGCGACGCTCGTCCCCATCGGCGCGATCGCCCTGTTCCGCGCCCCGCCCGAGCATGTGACGGCCACCGCGGTGGCCGTCGGCGTCGCGGCGGCCTGGACCTGCGGATATGCGTGGTGGCTGCGGGCGGGCCAGGGGACCGCGCCGGTCGCCCTCGACGTGGTCGTCCTGCTGGGTCTGTGCGCGAGCATCTTCTGGACCGACGCCGTCGAGGACCGCAACACCGGGTGGCTGCGGCTGCTGATCACCTTCGCCTGCGTGACGTGCCAGTGGCACACCCCGCCGCTCGCGGGCGGCGTGGCGGCGGTGGCGGCAGGAGGCGGTGCGGTGGCCCTCCTCACCGCGGCGGGGGCGGTGCAGGTGGACAGCACCCTGGTCACAGGGGTGATGTGGGCGATACCGGCCGCCGCGCTGTCCAGAGCGGCCTGGGTGCTGGTCCACCGCGCCGCGCAACGGGCCGACCGGATGGGGGCCGAGGCCGCGCGGGCACATGCCGAGTCGCTGGTGGCCGCGGCCGTCCGTGCCGAGGAGCGTGAGCTCGCCAACGCGTTGCACGACACCGCGGCGACGACCCTGCTGATGGTCGGCATCGGGCAGGTGCGGTCGGACGCGGACTGGCTGGCGCCGCAGGCACGCCGCGATCTGGACAGGCTGCGCTCCGACGACGGGCGCGCGCCCCGGCACGCCGACCTCGTCGACCTGTTACGGGCCGACCTCGACGCCGTGCAGCTGACCGTGGAGTTCGACGCCCCGGCGCGGCTGCGGCTTCCGTTCGAGGTCGCCAGGGCGATCGCCGACGCGGCGCGGGAGTCCCTCACCAACGTGCGCCGCCACGCGGGCACGACCCGGGCGACGGTTCGGCTGCGCGGGGACGCCCGGTCGCTGCGGCTCGACATCGCCGACCAAGGCAAGGGATTCTCGCCGGAAGACGTATCGGCCACCCGGCGCGGCCTGCGCGAGTCCGTGCGCGGCAGGATGAGCCGCCTCGGCGGCACGGCTACGATCACGTCGGCCGAGGGCCAGGGCACCCTCGTACGGCTGGAGTGGAGCGCCGCCGATGACTGA
- a CDS encoding response regulator transcription factor: MAADAAADELITAVIVDDHAAIAAGVRSWCSEAVPPIHLIDAGDRLGDVWTGPGAAADVVIFDLELVPRRPDFGELRRLVDNGRRVIVYSQHTDDAIAIKCVDLGALAYLTKREGPDHLVPAIRAVARGEPYTAPSLSGALIADDAPGRPRLSQRETEVLRAWFVSSSKDLVAAKLNITVKTVDTYIARVRVKYANVGRAARTKSELVGRALDDGLITLAELNEAASPL, encoded by the coding sequence ATGGCAGCCGACGCTGCAGCGGACGAATTGATCACTGCGGTGATCGTGGATGATCATGCGGCCATCGCCGCCGGCGTCCGCTCCTGGTGCTCCGAAGCCGTGCCGCCGATCCATCTCATCGACGCGGGGGACCGGCTCGGCGATGTCTGGACCGGACCGGGCGCCGCCGCCGACGTGGTGATCTTCGACTTGGAGCTGGTGCCGCGCAGACCGGACTTCGGCGAGCTTCGCAGGCTGGTCGACAACGGCAGGCGTGTGATCGTGTATTCGCAGCACACCGACGATGCGATCGCGATCAAATGCGTCGATCTCGGCGCGCTCGCCTACCTGACCAAGCGCGAGGGACCCGACCATCTCGTACCGGCCATCCGGGCTGTTGCGCGGGGCGAGCCCTACACCGCGCCGTCGCTGTCCGGCGCGCTCATCGCCGACGACGCCCCCGGCCGGCCGCGGCTGTCCCAGCGCGAGACCGAGGTGCTGCGGGCGTGGTTCGTGTCCTCGTCGAAGGACCTGGTCGCCGCGAAGCTCAACATCACCGTCAAGACCGTTGACACCTATATCGCGCGTGTACGGGTGAAGTACGCCAATGTGGGGCGGGCGGCCCGTACCAAGAGCGAGCTCGTCGGGCGTGCCCTTGACGACGGACTCATCACGCTCGCTGAGCTCAACGAGGCGGCGTCCCCGTTGTAG
- a CDS encoding AfsR/SARP family transcriptional regulator, translating to MDLDIKILGPWQVLAGGEPLRLTGQRRIGVLARLAISAGQPVTAKQLITDVWAESWAATADKQLHIVVSKLRELLAPHAGSEIIETVPGGYVLTLPRDNIDALLFTRLVRRARAATTHEGTAAADSLFRQALALWRGTALAEVSAPWAQIESARLEEERLAAFEDHVDLRLATGGHHTAVPDLVPHVEANPLRERPRAQLMLALYRAARPSEALEVYQEARRVAVAELGIEPGAELQRLHRAVLAGDPVLDLATPAQQTVLGDPIIPAELPADTQVFTARTDEVAWLREVLTRPAPGVPAVAAIDGPGGIGKSALAVHAAHGIADRFTDGVVYVNLQGATTGLTPLSSLEALRRLLRSLGLDGTAVPAEPDEAAARYRSLTAACNLLVILDNALNAAQVRPLIPTGADCAVVITSRDFLGTLENAHHLHLAGLADADAVTLLARTAGPARVQAEPGPAGQIARLCGGLPLAVRIVGARLASRPGWTLACLAERLADATRRLDLLQYGDLAVRAGIAVSHQHLREEPTGRDAARLLSLLGLLDASTHTPAAAAALAGWPEHRAEAALARLRNAGLLESAGPRRYRLLDLIRLYAREQAGHEIPGPDRAAAVHRALHHCLGTAITAATCHHPASRDLPGIKADRPRVPHAPVGRASAHACGGGRGGS from the coding sequence ATGGACCTGGACATCAAGATTCTCGGCCCGTGGCAGGTGCTCGCCGGCGGGGAGCCGCTGCGGCTGACCGGGCAGCGGCGGATCGGGGTGCTGGCCAGGCTCGCGATCAGCGCCGGGCAGCCGGTCACCGCGAAACAACTCATCACTGACGTGTGGGCGGAGAGCTGGGCGGCGACGGCCGACAAGCAGCTCCATATCGTGGTGTCGAAACTCCGGGAACTGCTCGCGCCCCACGCGGGCAGCGAGATCATCGAGACCGTTCCCGGTGGATATGTCCTCACCCTGCCCCGCGACAACATCGACGCCCTCCTGTTCACCCGCCTGGTCCGGCGGGCACGTGCCGCCACGACACACGAGGGCACGGCCGCCGCGGACAGCCTGTTCCGGCAGGCCCTCGCCCTGTGGCGGGGCACGGCGCTGGCCGAGGTGAGCGCGCCGTGGGCCCAGATCGAGTCCGCCCGGCTGGAAGAGGAACGCCTGGCGGCCTTCGAGGACCACGTCGACCTGCGCCTGGCCACGGGCGGTCACCACACGGCGGTGCCCGACCTCGTGCCCCACGTCGAGGCCAATCCCTTGCGGGAGCGTCCACGTGCTCAGCTCATGCTGGCGCTGTATCGGGCGGCCCGTCCGTCGGAAGCGCTCGAGGTCTATCAGGAGGCCCGGCGCGTCGCCGTCGCCGAACTGGGCATAGAGCCGGGTGCCGAGCTGCAGAGGCTGCATCGAGCCGTGCTGGCCGGCGATCCCGTGCTCGACCTGGCCACGCCCGCGCAGCAGACCGTGCTCGGAGATCCGATCATCCCGGCCGAACTGCCCGCCGACACGCAGGTGTTCACCGCCCGCACCGACGAGGTCGCCTGGCTGCGCGAGGTGCTCACCCGACCGGCCCCGGGGGTGCCCGCCGTGGCCGCCATCGACGGTCCCGGCGGCATCGGCAAGTCCGCGCTGGCCGTCCATGCCGCACACGGCATCGCCGACCGGTTCACCGACGGAGTCGTCTACGTCAACCTGCAGGGGGCCACCACGGGGCTCACGCCGCTCTCCTCGCTCGAGGCGCTGCGGCGGCTGCTGCGCTCGCTGGGGCTCGACGGCACCGCCGTACCAGCGGAGCCGGACGAGGCCGCGGCTCGTTATCGCTCGCTCACCGCGGCGTGCAACCTGCTCGTCATTCTCGACAACGCGCTCAACGCCGCACAGGTGCGCCCGTTGATCCCGACCGGAGCGGACTGCGCCGTCGTCATCACCAGCCGCGATTTCCTCGGCACCCTGGAGAACGCGCACCATCTGCACCTCGCCGGGCTTGCCGACGCCGACGCCGTCACCCTGCTGGCGCGCACCGCGGGACCGGCACGTGTCCAGGCCGAGCCGGGGCCGGCAGGCCAGATCGCCCGGCTCTGCGGTGGACTGCCCCTCGCCGTTCGCATCGTGGGCGCCCGGCTGGCCTCCCGTCCCGGCTGGACCCTGGCCTGCCTTGCCGAGCGGCTGGCCGACGCCACCCGCCGCCTCGACCTGCTCCAGTACGGCGACCTGGCCGTACGCGCCGGCATCGCGGTCAGCCACCAGCACCTGAGGGAGGAACCCACCGGCCGGGACGCGGCGCGCCTGCTGTCGCTGCTCGGCCTGCTCGACGCGTCCACCCACACACCGGCGGCCGCCGCCGCGCTCGCCGGCTGGCCGGAACACCGGGCGGAGGCGGCCCTGGCCCGCCTCCGCAACGCCGGCCTCCTCGAATCGGCAGGCCCCCGCCGCTACCGGCTCCTCGACCTCATCCGCCTGTACGCACGCGAACAGGCCGGCCACGAGATCCCCGGGCCCGACCGCGCCGCCGCCGTCCACCGCGCTCTCCACCATTGCCTGGGGACCGCCATCACCGCCGCTACCTGCCACCACCCCGCGAGTCGGGATCTTCCTGGCATCAAGGCGGACCGGCCGAGAGTCCCTCATGCTCCTGTGGGACGCGCGTCTGCTCACGCGTGCGGAGGTGGCCGAGGCGGATCATGA
- a CDS encoding threo-3-hydroxy-L-aspartate ammonia-lyase produces MTTALPVTLDDVHDAAARLKGVAHRTPVLRSRTLDALAGAEVFVKCENFQRIGAFKFRGAYNAVSRLSPEQLARGIAAYSSGNHAQAVALAARELGSTAVIVMPEDTPRSKVEATAAYGAEIVTYDRYTGDRVAIGEALAAERGLALIPPYEHPHVIAGQGTAALELLEEVGELDALLVPIGGGGLIAGSATAAKGLHPGIRVIGVEPEAGDDTKRSLSAGRRVSVPVPRTIADGQAAEIPGELTFSINRHLVDEIVLVSDDEIREAMRLAFERMKIVIEPSGATPLAALLAGRLDRVPPRIGLIVSGGNIDVRRFAELCAGLPQG; encoded by the coding sequence ATGACCACCGCACTCCCGGTCACCCTGGACGACGTCCACGACGCCGCCGCCCGGCTCAAGGGCGTCGCCCACCGCACGCCCGTCCTGCGCTCCCGCACGCTGGACGCCCTGGCCGGGGCGGAGGTCTTCGTCAAGTGCGAGAATTTCCAGCGCATCGGCGCGTTCAAGTTCCGTGGCGCTTACAACGCCGTCTCCCGGCTCTCACCCGAGCAGCTGGCCAGGGGCATCGCCGCCTACTCCTCGGGCAACCACGCCCAGGCCGTCGCCCTGGCCGCCCGCGAGCTGGGCAGCACCGCGGTGATCGTCATGCCCGAGGACACGCCCCGCTCCAAGGTGGAGGCCACCGCCGCGTACGGCGCCGAGATCGTCACTTATGACCGCTACACCGGCGACCGGGTGGCCATCGGCGAGGCGCTGGCCGCCGAGCGCGGGCTGGCGCTGATCCCTCCCTACGAGCATCCGCATGTCATCGCCGGGCAAGGCACCGCCGCGCTGGAGCTCCTCGAGGAGGTCGGCGAGCTGGACGCGCTGCTGGTGCCCATCGGCGGCGGGGGCCTGATCGCGGGCAGCGCCACGGCGGCCAAGGGCCTGCACCCCGGCATCCGGGTGATCGGCGTCGAGCCGGAGGCGGGCGACGACACCAAGCGGTCGCTGAGCGCGGGCCGGCGGGTGTCGGTCCCCGTCCCGCGGACGATCGCCGACGGCCAGGCGGCGGAGATCCCGGGCGAGCTGACGTTCTCGATCAACAGGCATCTGGTCGACGAGATCGTGCTGGTCTCCGATGACGAGATCCGGGAGGCGATGCGGCTGGCGTTCGAGCGCATGAAGATCGTCATCGAGCCGAGCGGCGCCACCCCGCTGGCCGCACTGCTGGCCGGCCGCCTGGACCGCGTGCCGCCCAGGATCGGCCTGATCGTCTCCGGCGGCAACATCGACGTCCGCCGCTTCGCCGAGCTGTGCGCGGGCCTGCCTCAGGGATAG
- a CDS encoding YceI family protein yields the protein MTTTTELGELTGDYLLDTAHTRIGFVARHTMATRVRGQFEEFEGSARLDGDDPSKSSARLTIQAKSLQTRNRQRDDQLRSTFLDTDDHPAITFTSTQVRQVDGTAFKVTGDLTIRGVTKPVTVDFELTRAANDPRGAFRVGFQGSVTINRMDWGVNWNAATGVLVSQKVTLEFDVAAIRRS from the coding sequence ATGACGACCACGACCGAGCTCGGCGAGCTGACCGGGGACTACCTCCTCGACACCGCCCACACGCGGATCGGGTTCGTCGCCAGGCACACGATGGCCACGAGGGTGCGCGGGCAGTTCGAGGAGTTCGAGGGCAGCGCGCGCCTGGACGGCGACGACCCGTCGAAGTCGAGCGCCCGGCTCACGATCCAGGCGAAGAGCCTCCAGACCCGCAACCGGCAGCGCGACGACCAGCTGCGCAGCACGTTCCTGGACACGGACGACCACCCGGCCATCACCTTCACCTCGACACAGGTGAGGCAGGTCGATGGCACCGCCTTCAAGGTCACCGGTGACCTGACCATTCGCGGCGTGACCAAGCCCGTCACCGTGGACTTCGAGCTGACCCGCGCCGCGAACGATCCGCGGGGCGCCTTCCGGGTCGGCTTCCAGGGCAGCGTCACGATCAACCGCATGGACTGGGGCGTGAACTGGAACGCCGCCACCGGGGTCCTGGTCAGCCAGAAGGTAACACTGGAGTTCGACGTCGCCGCGATCCGGCGGTCCTGA
- a CDS encoding nuclear transport factor 2 family protein, with product MSDIQIIVDRVEIEALRGEFTDAGMMRDYDRFASLFTQDGAWRMPHINVEFVSREEIRAAIERLQGLWEFFVQTVHLGTIRLEGDTAVGRAYTAEFGRMHDGRSNLNYAIYHDRYQRTSDGWKFAERVYEVRYLDATPLAGSAPGPVRDA from the coding sequence ATGAGCGACATACAGATCATCGTGGACCGCGTCGAGATCGAGGCGCTACGCGGCGAGTTCACCGACGCGGGAATGATGCGCGACTACGACCGCTTCGCGTCGCTGTTCACCCAGGACGGCGCGTGGCGGATGCCCCACATCAACGTCGAGTTCGTCAGCCGGGAGGAGATCCGCGCCGCGATCGAGCGGCTGCAGGGTCTCTGGGAGTTCTTTGTGCAAACCGTGCACCTGGGCACGATCCGGCTTGAGGGCGACACGGCAGTCGGCCGTGCCTACACCGCGGAGTTCGGACGTATGCACGACGGACGCTCCAACCTGAATTACGCCATTTACCACGACCGCTACCAGCGCACCTCGGACGGCTGGAAGTTCGCCGAGCGCGTGTATGAGGTCAGATACCTCGACGCCACTCCGCTGGCGGGCTCGGCGCCGGGGCCGGTGCGCGACGCATGA
- the sigJ gene encoding RNA polymerase sigma factor SigJ, with amino-acid sequence MTESDWLTEGFEKNRTRLRAVAYRMLGSFAEADDAVQEAWLRASRSDTGAADNVGAWLTTIVARVCLNVLRSRRTRREEPMGVHVPDPVISRLDGTNPEEEALLADSVGLALLVVLETLTPAERLAFVLHDMFDLPFDEIAPMVGRSPATARQLASRARRRVRGADLHTPDPDVARQREVVDAFYAAARGGDLDALVAVLDPDVVLRSDGGTARPDASVVVHGAAGVARQVLRFHQPSAVARPALVNGAVGVVLTMGGQPFAVIGFTVSRGKIVGIDAVADSERLLRLDLAVLDD; translated from the coding sequence ATGACCGAGTCCGACTGGCTGACGGAGGGCTTCGAGAAGAACCGGACCCGCCTGAGGGCGGTGGCCTACCGGATGCTCGGCTCGTTCGCCGAGGCCGACGACGCCGTCCAGGAAGCCTGGCTGCGCGCCAGCCGGTCAGACACCGGCGCCGCCGACAACGTCGGCGCCTGGCTGACCACCATCGTCGCCCGAGTGTGCCTGAACGTGCTGCGCTCGCGCAGAACGCGGCGTGAGGAGCCCATGGGCGTGCACGTGCCCGACCCGGTCATCAGCCGTCTGGACGGGACGAACCCGGAGGAGGAGGCGCTGCTGGCCGACTCGGTCGGGCTCGCGCTGCTCGTGGTGCTCGAAACACTGACCCCCGCCGAGCGGCTGGCGTTCGTCCTGCATGACATGTTCGACCTGCCCTTCGACGAGATCGCCCCCATGGTGGGCCGTTCTCCGGCCACGGCGAGGCAGCTCGCCAGCAGGGCCCGGCGCCGGGTGCGAGGAGCCGACCTCCACACTCCCGACCCGGATGTCGCCCGTCAGCGGGAAGTGGTCGACGCCTTCTACGCCGCGGCGCGTGGCGGCGACCTCGACGCGCTCGTCGCGGTCCTCGACCCGGATGTCGTGCTGAGGTCCGACGGGGGGACGGCGCGTCCAGATGCTTCCGTGGTGGTCCACGGTGCGGCGGGCGTCGCCCGTCAAGTGCTCAGGTTCCACCAGCCCTCCGCAGTGGCGCGGCCGGCACTGGTGAACGGGGCCGTGGGGGTGGTCCTGACCATGGGCGGGCAGCCGTTCGCGGTCATCGGGTTCACCGTCTCGCGCGGCAAGATCGTGGGAATCGACGCGGTCGCCGACTCCGAGCGCCTCCTCCGGCTCGACCTGGCCGTCCTTGATGACTGA
- a CDS encoding RNA polymerase sigma factor, protein MNEHVNERASAEVLARVVREHAGRLAASLVSLLGDFSAAEDLVQDAVETALRRWPIEGVPERPDAWLFTVARRRGLDVLRRETNYRAKLTQLTWPEPAVPDDRLRLVFTCCHPALSRTAQIALTLRVVCGLSTAQIAAAFVIPETTVAQRITRAKRKIGEAGIPYRVPAEEDLPERLSEVLAVIYLLFNEGYLSSTGERAHARDLVEDAEWLAALLANLMPKEPEAAGLLALIRLHRARGAARFDAAGRLVLLADQDRSLWDRQAIEEATALLTRTARTYHRPGPYQVQAAIVACHAEAGSFADTDWPQIVMLYDMLLYLTPSPVARLHRAIALRYAKGAEAALAELKELGRALAHYPLFHATLAELLRDLGRRQEARQADARALELTANPAQQALLEERISWG, encoded by the coding sequence GTGAACGAGCACGTGAACGAGCGGGCGAGCGCCGAGGTGCTGGCCCGCGTGGTGCGTGAGCATGCGGGCCGGCTGGCCGCGTCCTTGGTGTCGCTGCTGGGCGATTTCTCCGCCGCCGAGGACCTGGTGCAGGACGCGGTCGAAACGGCGCTGCGGCGCTGGCCGATCGAGGGCGTGCCGGAGCGGCCCGACGCCTGGCTGTTCACCGTGGCCCGGCGGCGCGGCCTGGACGTGCTGCGCCGCGAGACGAACTACCGGGCCAAGCTCACCCAGCTCACCTGGCCGGAGCCCGCCGTCCCTGACGACCGGCTGCGGCTGGTCTTCACCTGCTGCCACCCCGCGCTGTCCCGCACCGCGCAGATCGCGCTGACGTTGCGGGTGGTGTGCGGGCTGAGCACCGCCCAGATCGCGGCGGCGTTCGTGATTCCCGAGACCACGGTGGCGCAGCGCATCACGCGGGCCAAGCGGAAGATCGGCGAGGCCGGGATCCCGTACCGGGTGCCGGCCGAGGAGGATCTGCCGGAACGGCTGAGCGAGGTGCTGGCCGTCATCTACCTGCTGTTCAACGAGGGCTACCTGTCCAGCACGGGCGAGCGGGCGCATGCTCGCGACCTGGTCGAGGACGCCGAATGGCTGGCCGCCCTGCTGGCGAACCTGATGCCGAAGGAGCCGGAGGCGGCCGGGCTGCTGGCCTTGATCCGGCTGCACCGGGCGCGCGGGGCGGCCCGCTTCGACGCCGCGGGCCGCCTGGTGCTGCTGGCCGACCAGGACCGCTCGTTGTGGGATCGGCAGGCCATCGAGGAGGCGACCGCGCTGCTGACCCGGACCGCGCGCACGTACCACCGGCCGGGGCCTTACCAGGTGCAGGCGGCGATCGTGGCCTGTCATGCCGAGGCCGGCAGCTTCGCCGACACCGACTGGCCGCAAATCGTGATGCTGTACGACATGCTGCTGTATCTCACCCCGTCGCCTGTCGCCCGGCTCCACCGGGCGATCGCGCTGCGCTACGCCAAGGGGGCGGAGGCGGCCCTGGCCGAGCTGAAGGAGCTCGGCCGGGCGCTGGCGCACTACCCGCTGTTCCACGCCACGCTGGCCGAGCTGCTGCGGGATCTGGGACGGCGGCAGGAGGCGCGGCAGGCCGACGCGCGGGCGCTGGAGCTGACCGCCAACCCGGCCCAGCAGGCGCTGCTGGAGGAGCGCATCAGCTGGGGGTGA
- a CDS encoding YciI family protein has translation MKYVLMFVETEKFAKELEAMGELEREAAYEAVGRWFAENADKITHHTHLHPVHTATTVRLGEGEPVVTDGPFVEGKEVVSGFAEVEVADLDEALKLARSWPACPIVEIRPAQ, from the coding sequence GTGAAATACGTGCTGATGTTCGTCGAGACCGAGAAGTTCGCCAAGGAGCTCGAGGCGATGGGCGAGCTGGAGCGGGAGGCGGCGTATGAGGCGGTGGGCCGCTGGTTCGCCGAGAACGCCGACAAGATCACGCATCATACGCACCTGCATCCGGTCCACACCGCGACCACGGTGCGGCTGGGCGAGGGTGAGCCGGTCGTCACCGACGGGCCGTTCGTGGAGGGCAAGGAGGTGGTCAGCGGGTTCGCCGAGGTCGAGGTGGCCGACCTGGACGAGGCGCTGAAGCTGGCCCGCTCGTGGCCCGCCTGCCCCATCGTGGAGATCCGTCCGGCCCAGTGA